The following proteins are encoded in a genomic region of Xenopus laevis strain J_2021 chromosome 3L, Xenopus_laevis_v10.1, whole genome shotgun sequence:
- the ascl1.L gene encoding achaete-scute homolog 1 translates to MDNCVAAKIMDSNLSSQQQHFLQPHCFFPQNVQQLSPAEEQQASKAKPIKRQRSASPELMRCKRRLNFNGFGYSLPQQQPAAVARRNERERNRVKLVNLGFATLREHVPNGAANKKMSKVETLRSAVEYIRALQQLLDEHDAVSAAFQSGVLSPTISPNYSHDMNSMAGSPVSSYSSDEGSYDPLSPEEQELLDFTTWF, encoded by the coding sequence ATGGACAACTGCGTCGCTGCCAAGATCATGGACAGCAACTTATCCAGCCAGCAGCAGCATTTCCTACAGCCCCATTGCTTCTTCCCGCAGAACGTGCAGCAGCTGAGCCCGGCGGAGGAGCAACAAGCGTCCAAAGCCAAGCCCATCAAGAGGCAACGCTCGGCCTCCCCGGAGCTGATGAGGTGCAAGAGGCGGCTGAACTTCAATGGCTTCGGCTACAGCCTCCCGCAGCAGCAACCGGCCGCCGTGGCCCGGAGGAACGAGAGGGAAAGGAACCGGGTCAAGCTGGTCAATCTCGGCTTTGCCACCCTCAGGGAGCACGTCCCCAACGGTGCGGCCAACAAGAAGATGAGCAAAGTGGAGACGCTGCGATCGGCAGTCGAGTACATCAGGGCGCTGCAACAGCTGCTGGACGAACATGACGCTGTCAGCGCCGCTTTCCAGTCCGGGGTTCTTTCCCCCACCATCTCCCCCAACTATTCCCACGATATGAACTCTATGGCGGGCTCCCCCGTCTCCTCGTACTCCTCAGATGAAGGCTCCTATGATCCGCTGAGCCCGGAGGAGCAAGAACTTCTCGACTTCACCACTTGGTTCTGA